Within the Nocardioides humi genome, the region GTGTCGACGCCGCTGCGCTGGAGCGCGCCTGCGGCTCGCTGCTGGAGCGCCACGCCAACCTGCGCGCGGGCTTCTCCCACGAGCGGTTCGAGGTGCCGGTGCAGTTCATCCCGACCGCGGTCACCGTGCCGTGGCGGGCGGTCACCCTCGACGCGGCGAGCCCCGAGGAGGAGACCCGGCGGCTGGAGGCGGTGCAGCGCGAGGAGCGCCAGCGGCGCTTCGACCTGGACCGGCCGCCGCTGATCAGGTTCGTGCTCGTGACGACGCCGTCCGGTGCGGCGTACCTCGTCGTCACCAACCACCACATCCTCGTCGACGGCTGGTCCGACGCGCTGCTCGTCGTCGAGCTGCTGCGCCACTACCGCGCCGGCGGGCGCGACGAGAGCCTGCCGCCGGCGCCGCAGTTCCGCGACTACCTCGCCTGGCTCAAGGCCCAGGACGCCGGCGCCGCCGAGGCGGCCTGGCGCGGAGCGCTGTCCGGGCTCACCGAGGGCACCCTCGTCGGCGAGCGGCCCGACCACGACACCCTGCTGCCCGACGTCGTCGAGCGCGACCTCGACCCCGAGCTGTCCGCGCGGGTCGTCGCCTGGGCGCGTGGGCACGGGCTGACCGTCAACTCGGTCTACGAGACCGTGTGGGCGCTGGTGCTGCGCACCCTCGTCGGCAGCGACGACATCGTCTTCGGCACCACCGTCTCCGGCCGCCCCGCCGACCTGCCCGGCGTCGAGGAGATGGTCGGGCTCTTCCTCAACACCGTGCCGCGGCGGGTGCAGGTCGACAACCGGATCGGTACGGCGGAGCAGGTACGCCGCGTGCACGACCAGCACGCCGACCTGATGGACCACCACCACGTCGGCCTCGGCTCGGTCCAGCAGTGGGCGGGCGTCGGCACCCTCTTCGACACGCTCTACGTCATGCGGAACACGCCGGAGGACGACGCCGCCTTCGACGAGCTGAGCACCGCGGTCGGCCTCGCCGAGATCGACGGCGGCGACGCGACGCACTACCCGCTGACCTTCATCGTCCACCCGGGCGACCCGTACCGGCTGATCCTCAGCTACCAGTCCGACCTCTGCACCGCCGAGCGCGCCGAGGGCCTGCTCGACCTCGCCGCGCGTCTGCTGGCCGGGCTGGTCGACGGGGCGCCGGGCCGCACCGTCGCCGACCTCGAGGGGTACGACGCCGCGGCCTACGACGCCTTCCTCGCGCCGGGTCGCGGCGAGCAGCGGGACCTGCCGCCGGAGTCGCTGGTCGCCCTGCTGGAGCGGACCTGCCGCCAGCACCCGGACCGGACCGCGCTGGTGTGCGGGCCGGACCGTCGTACTTTCGGCGAGCTGTGGGGCCAGGTCGCCGGCGTGGCGACCGCCCTGCGCGACCAGGGCATCGGCCCCGGCGACCTGGTGGCACTCTCCCTGCCGCGGGGCAACGACTTCGTGGCCGCGCTCTTCGGCGTGCTCGCGGCCGGCGCGGCGTACGTCCCGCTCGACCCGCAGCAGCCCGCCGGTCGGCACCGGGCGATCCTCGACGCGGCGGGCGTACGGACGGTGCTCTCCGAGATCGACGTCCCCGCCGCTGACGCCTCGGCCGAGGGGCTGCACCCCGCCTACCGGCACGACGACCTCGCCTACGTCATGTTCACCTCCGGCTCCACCGGCGCGCCCAAGGGCGTGGCGATCGAGCACCGCGGCCTGGTCAACATGCTGCACAACCACCGCCGCCGGATCTTCGAGCCCGCGATCGCGTCGCAGGGGTGGCGCACCTTGAAGGTGGCGCACACGGTCTCCTTCGCCTTCGACATGTCATGGGAGGAGCTGCTCTGGCTCACTGACGGCCACGAGGTGCATGTCCTCGACGAGGAGCTGCGGCGTGACGCAGCCGCCATGACGGCGTACGTCGCGGACACCCGGATCGACGTCGTCAACGTGACTCCGTCGGTGTGCGGCGCGCTGCTCGCGCACGGCCTGCTCGACGACACGGCCGCGCACCGGCCCTGCCTCGTGCTCCTCGGCGGCGAGGCCGTCACCGACGACGTGTGGGCGCAGCTCGTCAACGCGCCCGACGTGCTCGGCTACAACCTCTACGGCCCGACCGAGTACACGATCAACACCCTCGGCGGCGGCACCGACGACAGCCGGACCCCGATCGTCGGCGGGCCGATCGAGAACACCGACGTCTACGTCCTCGACTCCACCCTGCGGCCGGTCGCGGACGGCACGCCCGGCGAGCTGTACGTCAACGGCGTCGGCCTGGCCCGCGGCTACCACGGCCAGGCGGGGCTGACCGCGGACCGCTTCGTCGCCGACCCGTACGGCGCGCCCGGCTCCCGGATGTACCGCACCGGCGACGTGGTCCGCCGCCGTCCGGCAGCCGAGGGTGGGCAGCTCGACTTCATCGGCCGCAGCGACGACCAGGTGAAGATCCGCGGCTACCGCGTCGAGCCCGGCGAGGTGCAGGCCGCGCTGGCCCGGCTCGACGGCGTCGCCCAGGCCGCGGTCGCGGCCCGGCGGATCCCGGGTGGCCCGCTCGCGCTGATCGGCTACGTCGTCGCCGCGGCCGGCACCGACCTGTCCGGCGAGGCGTCCCTCGACGCGCTGCGCTCCCGGCTGCGCGCGGTGCTGCCGGACCACATGGTGCCGACGGCGATCCTCGCCGTCCCGGAGATCCCGCTGACCTCCAACACCAAGCTCGACGTCGCGGCGCTCCCGCTGCCCGACCTCCGCCGAGGTGAGGGGCGGGCGCCGAGGACCGACGTCGAGCGCGGCCTGTGCGAGATCTTCGCGCAGGTGCTCGGCGTCGAGAGCGTCACCATCGACGACGACTTCCACGCCCTCGGCGGGCACTCCCTGCTCGCGATGCGCGCCGTCGGCCTGATCCGCACCCGGTACGACGTCGCGCTCAGCGTCGCCACGCTCACCGCCGCCCCGACCCCGGCGCTCCTCGCCGAGCGGCTCGGCGGCGACGACTTCGACCCGTTCGCACCGCTCCTGCGGCTGGGCAAGGCCGCCCGCGGCAGCACGCTCGCGCCGCTGGTCCTCGTGCACCCGGCCGGCGGGCTCGGCTGGTCCTTCGCGGGGCTCGCCGCCCAGCTCGGCACCGGCCGGGCGTCGTACGCGGTCCAGTCGCCGCGACTCCAGGGCGCCGACGCCACCGGGCTGCCGGCCGACCTCACGGCGTACCGCGACCACGTCCTGCGGCTGCTCGCCCCCGTCGTCGGCGACGCGGTGCACCTCGTGGGCTGGTCGTTCGGCGCCCACGTCGCGCACCTGGTGGCCGGCGAGCTCGAGCGGCGCGGGGTCCGCGTCGCGTCGCTGAGCCTGCTCGACGCCGTACCCGTCGATCCGGCCGTCGGTCCGCTCGACCCGGAGGCCGACCCGGAGGCCGCACGCATGCTGGAGCAGGAGGCGCTCCGCTTCCTGCTCGCCACCTCCGGGCGCGACCTGCCGGAGTGGCTCGAGGAGCCCTACGACGTGGACGACGTGCTGGAGTTCCTCGGCGAGGGCACCAGCGCGTGGGCGGCCTTCGAGCGTGACCACCTGGCGGCGATCCACGCGACCTACCAGTACAGCGTCGGCCTGCTCGGCACCGATGGAGCGGGCGACTACCCCAAGGTGGCCGCCCCGACGTACGTCTTCACGGCCTGGGACGGCCCTGACGGCGACCGGGAGCGCCAGCTCGAGGGCTGGCGCCGGTACGCCGTGGGGCCGATCGCCCAGCACGTCGTGGACGCCGGCCACCACGAGATGACCACCCCCGCCTCGACGTCCCGGATCGCCGCCGTGCTCCGGAGCGCGTTCGAGCAGCGAGAAGGAGAACAGCGATGAACCCGTTCGACGACGACAGCGCCGAGTTCCACGTGCTGCGCAACGACGAGGACCAGCACAGCCTCTGGCCGACCTTCCGGGAGGTCCCGGCCGGCTGGACCAGCGTGCACGGGCCGGTCCCGCGCGCCGAGGCGCTGACCTGGGTCGACGAGAACTGGAGCGACCTGCGCCCGCTGAGCGCCCGCGGCACCCCGTGAAGCTGATCTCGGTGCTTCGGGGGCTCGTCGACTGGTCGGCCCTGGCCATCGACCTGCGCCCGCTGCGGGAGAACCGCCAGTTCCGGCTGCTGTTCACCGGCCGCCTGGTGTCCCTGGCCGGGCTCGGGATGCTGATGGTCGTCTTCTCCTGGCAGATCTACGAGCTCACCGGCTCGTCGCTGCAGGTGGCCCTCGTCAACGCGACCCTCGGCGTCGCGGCCTTCGCCGGCAGCCTGGTCGGCGGGGTCCAGGCCGACCGCGCGGACCGGCGCCGCCTCATCGTGTGGTCGCGCACTGCAGCGGTGCTCGGCTTCGTCGCGCTCGCCGTCAACGCCTCGCTGCCCGAGCCCTCGGTGGCCGTGCTCTACGTCGTCGCGCTCTGGGACGGCGTCGCGGGCGGGTTCAGCTCGACAGCGCTCGCCGCCGCCGTACCCGCTGTGCTGACCCGGCGCCAGATCCCTGCCTCCGGCGCGCTGATGGCGATCAGCATCGACGTCGGCTCGGTCGTCGCGCCGCTGCTCGCCGGCGTGCTGCTCGCGGTCGGCAGCGCCGCGCTCGTCTACTGGGTCGTCGTCGCGGTCAGCCTGCTCAGCCTGGTGTTCCTGCTGGGGCTGCGGCCGATCGTGCCGACGGCCGACGAGTCCGGGCCCGACGACTCCGCCGGGCTCTGGCCCGACCTCGTCGCCGGCGTCCGCTACGCCGCGGGCGACCGGATCGTCGGCGGCGTGCTGCTGCTGGGCTTCGTGCAGATCCTGTTCGCGTCGCCGTACGTGCTGATCCCGGAGTTCATCACCGACGACCTCGGCGGCGGCCCGACCGCCCTCGGCCTGGTCTACAGCGCGCCGGCCGCCGGCGCGCTGGTCGCCACCCTGCTCAGCGGCTGGACCGGCCGGGTACGACGGATCGGGCGGGTCCAGTTCATCGTCTTCACCGCCGCCTGCCTGGCCGTCGCGGGCTTCGGCGCGGCGCCGGCACTCTGGGTCGCGGTCGTCGCGATGGCCGTCGTGGGAGCGATGGACGTGCTCGCCGAGGTGGTCCGGTTCACCATCCTGTCCGAGCGCACGCCCGACCACCTGCGCGGCCGGGTTGCCAGCCTCTGGTCCGCGCAGGGCACCGTCGGCGAGACCCTCGGCGGACCGGCGCTGTCCCTGCTCGCCCGGCCGCTCGGCGCCGGCGGCGCGATCGCGGCCGGCGGCCTGATCGGCGCGGCCGCGACCGCCGCGCTGTGGGCCGGTCTGGCGCCGCTGCGCACCCTGACCCGCGAGCCGGACGACTTCGACGAGCCCGACGAGGTCGATGAAGCTGCCGCCGGCATCCCGGCGGAGACGACGATGGAGGAGATGCCCCGATGACCGAGAGCACCGTGCTCGAGCCGGTTCCCGAGGAGGAGACCGACCGGATCGCGCTGTACCACCACCCGCTGAAGCCGCGGGTCCTCACCGTCACCGCGGTGACCAGGCTCAGCCCGGTCATGGCGCGGGTGCGCTTCACGGGCCCCGACCTGGCCGACTTCGTCACCGTCGCCGCCGAGGACCACGTCAAGCTCTTCTTCGACACCGACGAGGCCGGCGAGCCGCTGCTGCCTGCCGTCGAGGACGACAGGTGGGCGGGCGGGCGCGAGCTCACCTTCCGCGACTACACCGTGCGCGCCTTCGACCGGGAGACGCTGTCCCTCGACATCGACTTCGTGCTGCACGACCACGGCGTCGCCGGGTCGTGGGCCGCCACCGCCGAGCCGGGCATGCGCCTCGGAGCGCTGGGCCCGCGCGGCTCGTTCCGGGTCAAGGACGTCTTCGACTGGTACCTCCTCGCCGTCGACGAGACCGCCCTCCCCGCCGCCGCCCGGTGG harbors:
- a CDS encoding non-ribosomal peptide synthetase, which codes for MNDLIADVWPLAPLQSGLLFHAVGDESALDVYTMQSTYAFPGGVDAAALERACGSLLERHANLRAGFSHERFEVPVQFIPTAVTVPWRAVTLDAASPEEETRRLEAVQREERQRRFDLDRPPLIRFVLVTTPSGAAYLVVTNHHILVDGWSDALLVVELLRHYRAGGRDESLPPAPQFRDYLAWLKAQDAGAAEAAWRGALSGLTEGTLVGERPDHDTLLPDVVERDLDPELSARVVAWARGHGLTVNSVYETVWALVLRTLVGSDDIVFGTTVSGRPADLPGVEEMVGLFLNTVPRRVQVDNRIGTAEQVRRVHDQHADLMDHHHVGLGSVQQWAGVGTLFDTLYVMRNTPEDDAAFDELSTAVGLAEIDGGDATHYPLTFIVHPGDPYRLILSYQSDLCTAERAEGLLDLAARLLAGLVDGAPGRTVADLEGYDAAAYDAFLAPGRGEQRDLPPESLVALLERTCRQHPDRTALVCGPDRRTFGELWGQVAGVATALRDQGIGPGDLVALSLPRGNDFVAALFGVLAAGAAYVPLDPQQPAGRHRAILDAAGVRTVLSEIDVPAADASAEGLHPAYRHDDLAYVMFTSGSTGAPKGVAIEHRGLVNMLHNHRRRIFEPAIASQGWRTLKVAHTVSFAFDMSWEELLWLTDGHEVHVLDEELRRDAAAMTAYVADTRIDVVNVTPSVCGALLAHGLLDDTAAHRPCLVLLGGEAVTDDVWAQLVNAPDVLGYNLYGPTEYTINTLGGGTDDSRTPIVGGPIENTDVYVLDSTLRPVADGTPGELYVNGVGLARGYHGQAGLTADRFVADPYGAPGSRMYRTGDVVRRRPAAEGGQLDFIGRSDDQVKIRGYRVEPGEVQAALARLDGVAQAAVAARRIPGGPLALIGYVVAAAGTDLSGEASLDALRSRLRAVLPDHMVPTAILAVPEIPLTSNTKLDVAALPLPDLRRGEGRAPRTDVERGLCEIFAQVLGVESVTIDDDFHALGGHSLLAMRAVGLIRTRYDVALSVATLTAAPTPALLAERLGGDDFDPFAPLLRLGKAARGSTLAPLVLVHPAGGLGWSFAGLAAQLGTGRASYAVQSPRLQGADATGLPADLTAYRDHVLRLLAPVVGDAVHLVGWSFGAHVAHLVAGELERRGVRVASLSLLDAVPVDPAVGPLDPEADPEAARMLEQEALRFLLATSGRDLPEWLEEPYDVDDVLEFLGEGTSAWAAFERDHLAAIHATYQYSVGLLGTDGAGDYPKVAAPTYVFTAWDGPDGDRERQLEGWRRYAVGPIAQHVVDAGHHEMTTPASTSRIAAVLRSAFEQREGEQR
- a CDS encoding MbtH family protein, which codes for MNPFDDDSAEFHVLRNDEDQHSLWPTFREVPAGWTSVHGPVPRAEALTWVDENWSDLRPLSARGTP
- the entS gene encoding enterobactin transporter EntS; the encoded protein is MLRGLVDWSALAIDLRPLRENRQFRLLFTGRLVSLAGLGMLMVVFSWQIYELTGSSLQVALVNATLGVAAFAGSLVGGVQADRADRRRLIVWSRTAAVLGFVALAVNASLPEPSVAVLYVVALWDGVAGGFSSTALAAAVPAVLTRRQIPASGALMAISIDVGSVVAPLLAGVLLAVGSAALVYWVVVAVSLLSLVFLLGLRPIVPTADESGPDDSAGLWPDLVAGVRYAAGDRIVGGVLLLGFVQILFASPYVLIPEFITDDLGGGPTALGLVYSAPAAGALVATLLSGWTGRVRRIGRVQFIVFTAACLAVAGFGAAPALWVAVVAMAVVGAMDVLAEVVRFTILSERTPDHLRGRVASLWSAQGTVGETLGGPALSLLARPLGAGGAIAAGGLIGAAATAALWAGLAPLRTLTREPDDFDEPDEVDEAAAGIPAETTMEEMPR
- a CDS encoding siderophore-interacting protein; protein product: MTESTVLEPVPEEETDRIALYHHPLKPRVLTVTAVTRLSPVMARVRFTGPDLADFVTVAAEDHVKLFFDTDEAGEPLLPAVEDDRWAGGRELTFRDYTVRAFDRETLSLDIDFVLHDHGVAGSWAATAEPGMRLGALGPRGSFRVKDVFDWYLLAVDETALPAAARWLESLRPEARAFVYVEVDGPEAELPLFSPAGLEVTWLHRGGRPAGSTDLIERAVRGFDRPEGSGFTWVAGETLSIKPLRRFLKNELGLDRDDYDVDGYWRRGEANHDHHEDDEGEEGEEGQDEGPLGEE